The DNA segment TCGGTAGGGCCTTCGAAGGACGCAGGACCGTCTCCTGACCCCAGCTCCGGTGATCCGGTGATCCGGTGAGGAACCTGGACATTGGTGAGCAACCTTTCACTCACGGATGTCCAGGTTCACACCTCCGGTCCAGGTTGCTCACTGAAACGGGGCGACCCGAGGGTTGCGCCAGCGAACCACTCAGGCGATCCGGGTCCCCTGGGCGAGCCGCCTGGCGGGGGTGGCAAGTTTTCCGCGTCCCAGCCACAGCAGGCCACCGGCGAGCGCCGACTGCAGCACGAGGCCCAGGGGCCAGATGGGAAAACTGTCCTCCGCCAGCTCCCGGCCAAAACCCTGAGCTTCTTCGCAGGTCGTCTCGTAGTCTGGGCCGGCCTGCAACAGGCGGACCCCCTCACTAATGCTTTCCATTACGCCGGGCTGGACGTACACGTCTGGGTAACCGGGTTGGGCCACCTGCCCGAAGTCACCACCTCGGGAGTACGGCACCGAGTCGGCCACGATCACGAAGGGATTGGCGGCCAGCAGCCAGGTGGTCCGTTCAGTGTGATGCACGGTCTGCAGTTCTGTACGGGTGATGCATTCCATCTGGACCGACGCAGGGATCTCGGCCGAAAAGTCGGTGCCCGGCGGGTAATCCAGGTAGGAGTACGTCACTTCCACATTTTCCTCATCGACCAGAGCGTAGCTCAGACCAAACGTGATCAGGGTGCCGATGCCAAGCAGCGCCACCACCATGTAGGTGGTGACAATGGAGAACAGCGGCCGGTTGGCGAGGGCAGAGATGCCGATGCCGATCGCCGACACGATCCCTAACTCCACACTGAGCATCAGCAGCGAGATGAAGGCCTCCGCCGGGTTCACCCCGCCCAGCGCCAGCGCCCAGAAGATGAACGGTGAGCTGACCAGGAGGAAGGCCAGCGAAGCCACCCAGGAGGCAAGCCATTTGCCCCACAGGATCTGGCCCGGGGTGAGGAGGGTGATCTGCAGGATGGCGAGCGTCCCGGCAGCGCGGTCACCGTTGATGGCATTGGCCGAAAGCCCCGGTGCCACGAGCAGGCCGAAAAACAAGACAAAC comes from the Arthrobacter sp. CAN_C5 genome and includes:
- a CDS encoding ABC transporter permease; the encoded protein is MTEQPGSTGASTDLTLSYWSGVKAVFGLEMRQRLRARAWYIMLVIWFFVIGLVFLLASVTTSATVGSGAILFDMVVGFVLFFGLLVAPGLSANAINGDRAAGTLAILQITLLTPGQILWGKWLASWVASLAFLLVSSPFIFWALALGGVNPAEAFISLLMLSVELGIVSAIGIGISALANRPLFSIVTTYMVVALLGIGTLITFGLSYALVDEENVEVTYSYLDYPPGTDFSAEIPASVQMECITRTELQTVHHTERTTWLLAANPFVIVADSVPYSRGGDFGQVAQPGYPDVYVQPGVMESISEGVRLLQAGPDYETTCEEAQGFGRELAEDSFPIWPLGLVLQSALAGGLLWLGRGKLATPARRLAQGTRIA